A stretch of Kyrpidia spormannii DNA encodes these proteins:
- the glmS gene encoding glutamine--fructose-6-phosphate transaminase (isomerizing) encodes MCGIVGYIGERQAQQVLLHGLEKLEYRGYDSAGIAVFDGQTIRVKKKLGRLANLENTLNGHGLPGVLGIGHTRWATHGRPSDANAHPHGDCTGRFVVVHNGIIENYLRLRQELQQAGHKFRSETDTEVVAHLVESLYDGDLLRTVFKAAAKLRGAYALVVMSAEEPGRLVAVRKHSPLVVGLGDGENFVASDIPALLHYTRDVYVLEEGEVADITAKAVRCYRLDGTPVSKEVLKVTWDVDAAEKGGYEHFMLKEIYEQPKAVADTLTGRLSDDNRAVLPELDWALGMARGIDRIHVVACGTAYHAGMVGRQILERLTRIPVEVEVASEYRYRDPIYTDHTLVLVISQSGETADTLAALREAKARGARVVAVTNVVGSSVAREADDVIITWAGPEIAVASTKAYTTQLVALYLFACYLAQLRGAADPATIEEVLAGLRDLPDAVSKVLDTAPAMKAFAQQFARKESAFFIGRGLDYVAALEGALKLKEISYIHAEAYAAGELKHGTLALIAEGVPVIALATQDHLYEKTVSNIKEVKARDAHVLALTWTGDEEMASVADEVLYLPRVSPWLAPAVVAVPLQLLAYYAAVERGNDVDKPRNLAKSVTVE; translated from the coding sequence GTGTGTGGGATTGTTGGATATATCGGGGAACGGCAGGCACAGCAGGTGTTGTTGCACGGATTGGAAAAATTGGAATATCGAGGCTATGATTCGGCGGGCATCGCCGTATTTGACGGCCAAACCATCCGGGTGAAAAAGAAGCTGGGTCGGTTGGCCAATTTGGAGAACACGTTAAACGGTCACGGGTTGCCCGGTGTTTTGGGCATCGGTCATACGCGGTGGGCGACCCACGGACGGCCATCGGACGCCAATGCCCATCCCCACGGCGACTGCACCGGCCGGTTCGTCGTGGTGCACAACGGGATTATTGAAAATTACTTGCGCCTTCGGCAGGAGCTGCAACAGGCCGGCCACAAGTTTCGCTCAGAGACGGATACGGAAGTGGTGGCGCACCTCGTTGAATCCTTGTATGATGGGGATTTGTTGCGGACGGTGTTCAAAGCTGCCGCGAAGCTGCGGGGGGCCTACGCCCTAGTCGTGATGAGCGCCGAAGAGCCGGGCCGACTGGTGGCGGTCCGCAAACACAGTCCCTTGGTCGTGGGCCTCGGGGATGGAGAGAATTTTGTCGCATCGGATATTCCCGCCCTTCTCCATTACACCCGGGATGTCTATGTGCTCGAAGAAGGAGAAGTGGCGGACATCACCGCAAAGGCGGTGCGCTGTTATCGATTGGACGGCACCCCGGTCAGCAAAGAAGTTCTGAAAGTGACCTGGGACGTCGATGCGGCAGAAAAAGGCGGATACGAGCATTTTATGCTCAAAGAGATTTATGAGCAGCCAAAAGCGGTGGCAGACACCCTGACGGGGCGTCTGTCCGACGACAACCGGGCAGTTTTGCCGGAACTCGACTGGGCCCTGGGGATGGCACGCGGGATAGATCGCATTCATGTCGTGGCCTGCGGAACCGCCTATCACGCGGGGATGGTGGGAAGGCAGATCCTGGAGCGCTTGACCCGCATTCCCGTGGAAGTCGAGGTGGCTTCTGAATATCGGTACCGGGATCCCATCTATACGGATCACACTTTGGTGCTGGTCATCAGCCAGTCCGGGGAAACGGCAGATACTTTGGCGGCCCTGCGGGAGGCCAAGGCCCGGGGTGCCCGGGTGGTGGCCGTGACAAACGTGGTGGGGAGTTCCGTGGCCCGGGAAGCGGATGATGTCATCATCACCTGGGCCGGGCCAGAGATTGCCGTGGCGTCGACCAAAGCTTACACCACCCAGTTGGTGGCACTGTATCTGTTTGCGTGTTATCTGGCCCAGCTTCGGGGCGCGGCCGACCCTGCCACGATCGAGGAAGTGTTGGCGGGTCTTCGGGATCTCCCGGATGCTGTGTCCAAGGTGCTGGACACGGCCCCGGCGATGAAAGCCTTCGCCCAGCAGTTCGCCCGGAAGGAGAGCGCGTTTTTCATCGGCCGAGGTCTCGACTACGTGGCCGCCCTGGAAGGGGCTCTCAAGCTCAAAGAGATCTCGTATATTCACGCCGAAGCCTACGCGGCGGGTGAATTGAAGCACGGCACCCTGGCGCTGATCGCCGAAGGGGTGCCGGTGATCGCCTTGGCCACCCAGGATCACCTGTACGAGAAAACGGTGAGCAATATCAAGGAGGTCAAGGCCAGGGATGCCCACGTGCTGGCCCTGACCTGGACGGGGGACGAGGAAATGGCCTCGGTGGCGGACGAGGTGCTCTACCTGCCCCGGGTCAGTCCGTGGCTGGCTCCGGCGGTGGTGGCGGTACCGCTGCAGTTGCTCGCTTATTACGCGGCTGTTGAGCGGGGAAATGATGTCGATAAACCCCGCAACCTCGCCAAGAGTGTGACGGTGGAATAA
- a CDS encoding AzlC family ABC transporter permease: MTRSPIQRALCDAMPVVTAYFPIAMTFGVLAVNQGIPGWIALLISAWVYAGGAQFMLLSLALSGSPVLATVLAILLVNARHVLYGTALGPAFRHWSAKARWLSAFGLTDEVFALAGSRVRESPPEPGPHLALVFTCYLSWVAGTAAGALIGGMIPAHVSEALRFALPALFLALLFLSRPSGAHLASAGMGALVSTAASLYQSSTLGIAIGAVIGATAGAGVQAAADRRRVVDAPRPRR, encoded by the coding sequence ATGACCCGTTCGCCGATTCAAAGGGCTCTGTGCGACGCCATGCCCGTGGTCACGGCGTACTTTCCCATCGCCATGACTTTCGGCGTCCTCGCCGTCAACCAAGGGATACCGGGCTGGATCGCCCTACTCATCTCGGCCTGGGTATACGCCGGGGGCGCTCAGTTTATGCTGTTGAGTCTGGCACTATCGGGAAGCCCGGTCCTTGCCACGGTCCTGGCCATCCTTCTGGTGAATGCCCGACACGTTCTGTACGGGACCGCTTTGGGACCGGCCTTCCGCCACTGGTCCGCAAAGGCGAGATGGCTTTCGGCCTTCGGGCTCACCGACGAGGTCTTTGCCCTCGCCGGGTCCCGGGTGCGGGAGAGCCCTCCCGAGCCCGGCCCACACCTCGCGCTGGTGTTCACCTGCTACTTGTCCTGGGTGGCAGGGACAGCCGCCGGCGCGTTGATCGGTGGGATGATTCCGGCTCACGTCTCCGAGGCTTTGAGGTTCGCCCTGCCCGCCCTCTTTCTCGCACTGCTGTTTCTCAGCCGGCCATCCGGCGCCCACCTCGCGTCTGCTGGAATGGGGGCATTGGTCTCCACGGCAGCCAGTCTGTATCAATCGTCCACTCTGGGCATCGCCATCGGGGCAGTGATAGGCGCCACCGCGGGCGCCGGTGTGCAGGCTGCCGCAGACCGGCGTCGAGTTGTCGACGCACCGCGACCACGGCGATAA
- a CDS encoding AzlD domain-containing protein: MSSLVVETLLIGLGTYLLRALSLALGGRTPWPDGVRRWLSFVTPGVLGALLGPVLFLSGDGKVALDLANPALIAAVPTALFAWWSRRLFPTVVLGVLCYTAAIYWL, encoded by the coding sequence TTGTCCTCTCTGGTGGTTGAAACTCTGCTCATCGGTCTGGGAACCTATCTTCTCCGGGCCCTGTCCCTGGCATTGGGCGGACGGACCCCTTGGCCCGACGGCGTCCGGCGATGGTTGTCTTTTGTCACCCCCGGAGTCCTGGGAGCGCTTCTCGGGCCCGTCCTCTTTCTTTCTGGCGATGGCAAAGTGGCGCTAGACCTGGCGAATCCAGCTTTAATCGCCGCCGTCCCCACCGCCTTGTTCGCCTGGTGGTCCCGGCGTCTGTTCCCCACGGTTGTCCTTGGCGTTCTGTGCTATACCGCAGCGATTTATTGGTTATGA
- a CDS encoding helix-turn-helix domain-containing protein, which produces MLEPDDLSRRIGQILRSLRRNRGWTLDKMAAVTGVSKPMLGQIERGESNPTVVTLWKIAAGLGVPFSTFLQDPDDPRVAIVPRSRQPGVEDDDGGYVVRSLVTAADPQPAELFHVFLAPGCTHRASAHGAGVTELIWVQKGRMDLEVGEKVYSLDEGDAARFVAHLDHRYKNPGTEDCLCLILLLYPRLPGVSWP; this is translated from the coding sequence ATGTTGGAGCCGGATGATCTCTCCCGGCGGATCGGGCAGATCCTTCGATCCCTGCGCAGGAACCGGGGGTGGACCCTGGACAAGATGGCGGCGGTCACCGGAGTCAGTAAACCCATGCTCGGGCAAATTGAGCGGGGAGAGTCGAATCCCACCGTGGTGACCCTGTGGAAGATCGCCGCCGGGCTGGGGGTCCCCTTTTCGACCTTTCTTCAGGATCCGGACGACCCCCGGGTGGCCATCGTCCCGCGGTCCCGGCAGCCGGGAGTGGAGGACGACGACGGCGGGTACGTAGTCCGCAGTCTCGTCACCGCCGCTGATCCCCAGCCCGCCGAGCTATTTCATGTTTTCTTAGCGCCAGGCTGCACTCACCGGGCTTCTGCCCATGGAGCCGGAGTTACAGAACTCATCTGGGTACAAAAGGGCCGGATGGATCTGGAAGTCGGGGAGAAGGTCTACTCCTTGGATGAAGGGGACGCGGCCCGGTTCGTTGCCCATCTCGATCATCGATATAAAAACCCCGGGACGGAGGACTGCCTTTGTCTCATCCTGTTGCTCTACCCGCGTCTGCCCGGTGTTTCGTGGCCATAA
- a CDS encoding Hsp20/alpha crystallin family protein, whose translation MRYLPDWFRKDRDLNSLFTLPASFPSFFDRSFAVDVKDKGDHLEVEAELPGLKRDQIEVEVTESGVAIAVKVEEETEEKHEKYYRRERSYGKTERFIAFPVEVDIDEGKATYRDGILRLTFPKTHKEGERGKKLDIE comes from the coding sequence ATGCGCTACTTGCCCGATTGGTTTCGCAAGGATCGCGACTTGAACAGCCTGTTTACCCTGCCCGCTTCGTTTCCGTCGTTTTTCGACCGTTCCTTTGCGGTGGATGTGAAGGATAAGGGGGACCATTTGGAGGTGGAGGCGGAACTCCCGGGATTGAAACGGGACCAGATCGAGGTGGAGGTCACGGAATCCGGGGTGGCCATCGCCGTGAAAGTCGAAGAGGAAACTGAGGAAAAGCACGAAAAGTATTACCGCCGAGAGCGCTCCTACGGGAAGACAGAGCGGTTTATCGCTTTCCCCGTCGAGGTGGACATCGACGAAGGCAAGGCCACCTATCGGGATGGCATCCTGCGCCTCACGTTCCCGAAGACGCATAAAGAAGGGGAGCGCGGGAAGAAGCTCGATATTGAATAA
- a CDS encoding spore germination protein, with amino-acid sequence MGVKLHVFNEAIRQFARENDDVVQRVIPIVPDQSFHLLFLQMTVDIERIERFIIQPVEGAVRHWGEDLVTSLEWEGEIRRWVVPFTVKTVPIKQLTPGDLLEGSVLLATEGHPRALVISAPAKISRNIDQPINEVAIRGPKDAFTENTDQNLTLVRRRLADPALRVKRFVVGRRTRTTVYLLYLADVADSDLVKTITDRINRIDIDGVLDSAYIEKQMTDNWFSPFPRVRNTERPDVVVAGLLEGRVAILVDNSTEALVLPCDFNSIFHAPDDVYDHWTNSILLRGVRFVASVIAVSVPPAYVTFLAYSPGAMPLKLTLLMQQARYGVAFPVVLEALFVQLLLEILKEAGLHMPTTVAQIFGIIGGIILSESGVRAGFFSESMLVAIGVTGIASLSVPLFRLGTTLRLLGLPLLLSAGFLGLYGFVMAGMFVLAHLAGLRSCDVPYLSPYFLGRWSDFKDTIIRMPAPFITRPAMLNPRDLIRAKKRK; translated from the coding sequence ATGGGGGTGAAGCTCCACGTCTTCAACGAGGCCATCCGGCAATTTGCCCGGGAAAACGATGACGTGGTACAGAGGGTCATCCCCATCGTGCCCGATCAGTCTTTTCATCTACTTTTCTTGCAAATGACCGTGGACATTGAACGCATCGAACGGTTCATCATCCAACCGGTGGAGGGTGCGGTGCGGCACTGGGGGGAGGACCTGGTTACATCCCTGGAGTGGGAGGGAGAGATCCGGCGGTGGGTGGTCCCGTTCACGGTGAAAACGGTTCCAATCAAGCAGTTGACGCCCGGGGATCTCCTGGAAGGGAGTGTCCTTCTCGCTACCGAGGGCCACCCCCGGGCCTTGGTGATCTCTGCTCCTGCCAAGATCAGCCGCAACATCGACCAACCGATCAACGAGGTGGCCATCCGGGGGCCGAAGGATGCATTTACGGAAAATACCGATCAGAACTTGACTCTCGTCCGCCGGCGATTGGCGGATCCGGCCCTGCGGGTCAAGCGTTTCGTCGTCGGCCGGCGCACCCGAACCACCGTGTACCTGCTCTATCTCGCCGATGTGGCCGATTCGGATCTCGTCAAGACGATCACCGACCGGATCAACCGTATAGATATCGACGGCGTCCTCGACAGCGCGTATATCGAAAAACAAATGACAGATAACTGGTTCTCCCCTTTTCCCCGGGTGCGCAACACCGAGCGCCCCGACGTTGTCGTGGCGGGGCTTTTAGAAGGGAGGGTGGCGATTCTCGTCGACAACTCTACGGAGGCTCTCGTCCTCCCCTGCGACTTCAACTCTATTTTTCACGCGCCGGATGACGTCTACGATCACTGGACCAACAGTATCCTGTTGCGGGGCGTGCGCTTTGTGGCGTCGGTGATCGCCGTGTCCGTACCCCCGGCCTATGTGACCTTTCTGGCCTATTCTCCCGGAGCGATGCCGCTCAAATTGACGTTGCTCATGCAGCAGGCCCGTTATGGCGTCGCGTTTCCCGTGGTCCTTGAGGCCCTCTTTGTGCAGCTGCTTCTAGAAATCTTGAAAGAGGCCGGGTTGCACATGCCTACCACCGTGGCCCAGATCTTCGGCATCATCGGCGGCATCATTCTCAGCGAATCCGGGGTCCGGGCCGGATTTTTCAGCGAGTCCATGCTGGTGGCCATCGGCGTAACGGGTATCGCGTCATTGTCTGTCCCTTTGTTTCGCCTGGGAACGACCTTACGGCTGCTGGGACTGCCCCTTTTGTTATCCGCGGGGTTTCTCGGCCTGTACGGTTTTGTCATGGCGGGGATGTTTGTCCTCGCGCATCTGGCCGGGCTCCGAAGCTGTGACGTGCCCTATCTCAGCCCGTATTTTCTCGGGCGTTGGTCCGATTTTAAAGACACGATCATCCGGATGCCCGCTCCTTTTATCACCCGGCCGGCCATGTTGAATCCCCGGGATCTCATCCGGGCGAAAAAGCGAAAATGA
- a CDS encoding GerAB/ArcD/ProY family transporter, whose translation MTPKIPVPTCALNHRGLIWWVMVTSVDAPVLLLPSLVIERSDSGMAVATGLGIVIVWALSALLLAMVRRCPGQSFVDAARWAFGRWAGGAVALTLAAAGVLYMGYTSAIVFHLVEAMLLPKTPRLVLGAYWIGFSSYLAFLGPDAGGRLASLVAVPTVVLSFFLGAGALTLPHEWNHLLPLFGNSMSSLLQGALVAAPFLLKAFLPICAGLPYLQPTTKWQVMVIWGFAGSLALQMVQAVLALAVLGPVGTAVATWPALDIIQLYSSGFYLVRFDYLLVIISLALSSTSVGLSHLFLAEIVARVFQVSRTWPVILIAGVAMGMCLWGQRLVFRELETPPFSIEMAALGFGVFILGVAALGAFRARRRSA comes from the coding sequence ATGACGCCGAAAATCCCCGTTCCCACTTGCGCGCTGAACCACCGGGGATTGATCTGGTGGGTAATGGTAACGTCTGTGGATGCCCCGGTACTGTTACTCCCATCCTTGGTGATCGAACGAAGCGACAGCGGCATGGCAGTGGCGACCGGCCTGGGGATCGTGATAGTCTGGGCGCTGTCGGCACTCCTGTTGGCGATGGTGAGACGGTGCCCCGGGCAGAGCTTTGTCGACGCGGCACGCTGGGCGTTTGGCCGGTGGGCCGGCGGAGCCGTGGCCTTGACACTGGCGGCGGCGGGAGTTCTGTACATGGGGTATACCTCGGCCATCGTGTTTCATCTCGTGGAGGCGATGCTCCTCCCGAAAACGCCCCGTTTGGTACTTGGCGCCTATTGGATTGGGTTCTCCAGCTATTTGGCGTTCCTGGGGCCCGATGCGGGCGGCCGGCTGGCCAGTCTGGTGGCGGTGCCCACCGTGGTCCTGTCTTTTTTTCTCGGGGCAGGGGCATTGACCCTCCCTCACGAATGGAATCATCTCCTGCCGTTGTTTGGAAACAGCATGAGTTCTTTGCTCCAAGGTGCCCTGGTGGCGGCCCCCTTTTTGTTGAAGGCGTTTTTGCCCATCTGTGCAGGCCTACCCTACCTGCAACCCACTACGAAATGGCAAGTGATGGTGATATGGGGATTTGCCGGAAGCCTGGCCTTGCAGATGGTTCAGGCTGTGCTCGCCCTCGCCGTTTTGGGGCCGGTGGGCACTGCCGTGGCCACCTGGCCGGCCCTGGATATCATCCAGCTGTACAGTTCGGGGTTTTACTTGGTGCGCTTTGATTACCTGCTTGTCATCATCTCCCTGGCGCTCTCGTCGACCAGTGTCGGCCTGTCCCATCTGTTTCTGGCGGAAATCGTCGCCAGGGTCTTTCAAGTCAGCCGCACCTGGCCGGTGATTCTCATCGCGGGGGTTGCCATGGGCATGTGTCTTTGGGGGCAGCGGCTGGTTTTCCGAGAGTTGGAGACGCCTCCATTCTCCATCGAAATGGCCGCCCTTGGTTTTGGTGTTTTCATCCTGGGCGTGGCCGCCCTGGGAGCTTTCAGGGCGAGGAGGCGGTCGGCATGA
- a CDS encoding Ger(x)C family spore germination protein, translated as MRRQRLSAWLRVMVVAGLLAGCWDYQDIENRVLGLGMGFFEGPEGRMDVLMEIPSLQQKGKMASVILQKRVKSLKDMAMEFDRGFDVYRPDFSHFQVLVFDEDLARNRGITDIIEFMLRAGHIPTGTRLVISAAPEQVYFRAFSEQRKPLRSVEIASVIDKADTTFPLVRRYRVGEYVGPSQHHEPVLLPVVDYVQGRFAPVAAALMRDGREIARLNGDQWMGVNWLRNPGFKPFVEGKIRSDQGEYLVNVLSHSAKITVTGPAQHPIVNVNVRLKAALMQSKMDTGQVTGLLPMHEVEADVAGQVRRQIETSLEFLRQHNADILHFKNLVRRRRLFFADPAAEVFDLSRAIFRVDVHAVVQEKDMIRKGL; from the coding sequence ATGAGAAGACAGAGGCTGTCGGCATGGCTTAGGGTCATGGTGGTGGCCGGTCTTCTCGCGGGGTGCTGGGACTATCAGGATATCGAAAATCGGGTCTTGGGGCTTGGAATGGGTTTTTTTGAGGGTCCGGAGGGGCGTATGGATGTGCTCATGGAGATCCCCAGTTTGCAACAAAAGGGGAAAATGGCCTCGGTGATCCTGCAGAAGCGCGTCAAGAGTTTGAAGGATATGGCCATGGAGTTTGACCGGGGCTTTGATGTCTATCGCCCGGATTTCTCCCATTTTCAGGTGTTGGTATTCGATGAGGATTTGGCCAGGAACCGCGGCATTACCGACATTATTGAATTTATGCTCCGGGCCGGACACATTCCCACCGGAACCCGGCTTGTGATTTCAGCGGCCCCGGAGCAGGTTTATTTTCGGGCGTTCTCCGAGCAGCGAAAACCGCTTCGGTCGGTGGAGATCGCCAGTGTGATCGACAAAGCCGACACGACGTTTCCTTTGGTTCGCAGGTATCGGGTGGGGGAATACGTCGGGCCCAGTCAGCACCACGAACCGGTGCTTCTGCCGGTGGTGGATTATGTACAGGGACGGTTTGCGCCCGTGGCGGCCGCCCTGATGCGGGACGGTCGGGAAATCGCCCGGCTCAACGGGGATCAGTGGATGGGGGTGAACTGGCTGAGGAACCCGGGGTTTAAGCCCTTCGTTGAAGGGAAGATACGTTCGGACCAAGGGGAATACCTCGTCAATGTTTTGTCCCATTCCGCCAAGATAACGGTGACGGGCCCCGCGCAACATCCCATCGTGAACGTGAATGTCCGCTTGAAGGCGGCTCTCATGCAAAGCAAGATGGACACGGGTCAGGTGACGGGGCTTTTGCCGATGCATGAGGTCGAGGCGGATGTGGCGGGCCAAGTGCGCCGCCAAATCGAAACTAGCCTTGAGTTCCTGCGCCAGCACAACGCGGACATTCTCCACTTCAAGAACCTGGTCAGGCGCCGCAGACTCTTTTTTGCCGACCCTGCGGCTGAGGTTTTTGACTTGAGCCGGGCGATTTTTCGGGTGGACGTGCACGCGGTGGTTCAGGAGAAGGATATGATCCGGAAAGGGCTTTAG
- a CDS encoding LCP family protein, translating into MKKSRMFWLSLAVVLALGGTFGLGYWQGARSARGDLQAQSPGGGSTPVEAAAAPMHVLLIGYDARPGQNYGNTDTLIVASFDPQSKRLAMLSVPRDTRVAIPGHGYDKINAAMNLGGVKLTEQMVSSLVGVSLDHYVRVNFEQFKGVIDALGGVTVNVDKNMYYVTGDAQDGVINLHKGVQHLNGDQALQFVRYRQDPLGDITRTQRQQELLKALADQALQPSTIVKLPVLIPRVMQAVDTDFSLLDVLRLTRMAGGMSGQQVISETLPGQFLNLNGVSYWQVDPGQAKQVMAELDEGKRVSQVVESPGAGSGSSTTGGSSAPGGGTGGSPGTDGSSGASGSTSASGSSSGGSQTPTATVLGQNVHVRSGPGTNYRIIGSVAGGETVTLIQQNGDWWLVMTPDGMRGYMSAAWLRVD; encoded by the coding sequence ATGAAGAAAAGCAGAATGTTTTGGCTGTCCCTGGCGGTGGTTCTCGCCCTCGGCGGCACTTTTGGGCTGGGGTATTGGCAAGGGGCGCGCAGTGCCCGGGGGGATCTCCAGGCGCAAAGCCCCGGAGGAGGATCGACCCCCGTGGAGGCGGCCGCGGCGCCCATGCATGTACTGCTCATCGGATACGACGCCCGGCCGGGGCAGAATTACGGGAACACGGATACGTTGATTGTGGCCAGTTTTGACCCCCAGTCCAAGCGCCTGGCGATGCTTTCGGTACCCCGGGACACTCGGGTGGCGATCCCCGGGCACGGGTATGACAAAATCAACGCTGCCATGAATCTGGGTGGTGTGAAATTGACGGAGCAGATGGTGAGTTCTCTGGTCGGCGTTTCTCTCGACCATTATGTGCGGGTGAATTTTGAACAGTTCAAAGGCGTGATCGATGCCCTGGGCGGGGTAACCGTGAATGTCGACAAGAATATGTATTATGTCACCGGGGACGCCCAGGACGGGGTGATCAACCTGCACAAAGGGGTCCAACATTTAAACGGGGATCAAGCCCTGCAGTTCGTTCGCTATCGCCAGGATCCCTTGGGGGACATCACCCGGACCCAGAGGCAGCAAGAACTCCTCAAAGCCCTGGCCGATCAAGCTCTGCAACCGTCCACCATCGTCAAGCTTCCGGTGTTGATCCCCCGGGTGATGCAGGCGGTGGACACCGATTTCTCGCTGTTGGATGTGCTCAGGCTGACCCGGATGGCCGGTGGCATGAGCGGGCAGCAGGTGATCAGTGAAACGCTTCCGGGTCAGTTTTTGAACCTGAATGGCGTGAGTTATTGGCAGGTCGACCCTGGGCAGGCCAAGCAGGTGATGGCTGAACTCGATGAAGGAAAGCGGGTGAGCCAGGTCGTGGAAAGCCCCGGAGCAGGAAGCGGCTCTTCCACAACCGGCGGTTCATCGGCTCCAGGCGGTGGAACCGGCGGTTCGCCGGGAACGGATGGCTCTTCGGGAGCTTCGGGTTCCACCTCCGCCAGTGGGTCCAGTTCCGGGGGAAGTCAGACACCCACTGCGACGGTGCTGGGGCAAAATGTTCACGTCCGCAGCGGGCCGGGCACAAACTACCGAATCATCGGGTCGGTAGCCGGCGGGGAGACGGTGACCTTGATCCAGCAAAATGGCGACTGGTGGCTGGTGATGACGCCGGATGGTATGAGGGGGTACATGTCGGCGGCATGGTTGCGGGTCGACTAG
- a CDS encoding YwiC-like family protein gives MKWVIPREHGAWMMWIGPLVIGIAATPWNPLQILLAGASLFAFMTAEPFLQGLRQPGRRGYWWRWAAGYGVVAAAFGVPLLVAEPRLGFVVLGAGVSLAANSAFALLRQDRHLLNDFLAMAGLALTGIAAYLVGRGSVDVRAWTFWALCVVYFFGTALYVKSLIRERRNRRLKWAANAYSTLLVFAALALGWTAAVACLPAAVRGWAIAQDRPPKVKTIGILEIGLSVWFVMWMSVWLRNFGGV, from the coding sequence ATGAAATGGGTCATTCCTCGGGAACACGGGGCGTGGATGATGTGGATCGGACCCCTGGTGATCGGGATCGCCGCGACGCCGTGGAACCCGCTCCAGATCCTGCTCGCCGGAGCCAGTTTGTTCGCGTTTATGACGGCGGAGCCATTCCTCCAGGGGTTACGCCAGCCTGGGCGCCGGGGCTACTGGTGGCGATGGGCTGCGGGGTATGGAGTGGTGGCCGCCGCCTTCGGCGTCCCGCTTTTGGTGGCGGAACCGCGCCTGGGGTTCGTGGTCCTTGGGGCCGGGGTGTCCCTAGCGGCGAACAGTGCCTTTGCCCTGCTTCGGCAAGATCGGCACTTGTTGAACGATTTTCTCGCCATGGCCGGGCTGGCGCTGACGGGAATCGCCGCTTACCTGGTGGGGCGGGGGAGTGTGGATGTCCGGGCGTGGACCTTTTGGGCTTTGTGCGTGGTGTATTTTTTCGGGACGGCTCTGTATGTGAAATCTTTGATTCGGGAGCGGCGCAATCGGAGGCTCAAGTGGGCGGCCAACGCGTATAGCACGCTGTTGGTTTTTGCGGCGCTGGCCTTGGGGTGGACGGCGGCGGTGGCCTGTCTCCCGGCGGCGGTTCGCGGTTGGGCGATTGCCCAGGATCGACCGCCCAAGGTGAAGACGATCGGTATTTTGGAAATTGGCTTATCGGTGTGGTTCGTGATGTGGATGAGCGTGTGGCTGCGGAATTTTGGAGGTGTGTGA
- a CDS encoding MBL fold metallo-hydrolase produces the protein MNAAIRPISLTTPFPVGAVNAFLLREDPVTLVDVGPKLPDVWEGLADGLRKAGCEWRDIEFVVVTHPHVDHHGLLPRVLEASGATALVHPDAERRVLTPRLAAESDAMYFEPFLTASGVPEEIRALIAEHQRLLQEYVDGVDEVKTVEIGARLELGGREWRVLDTPGHSSGHLSLFDEEEGDLIAGDHLLPHISSNALLEAPRHPGGERARSLIVYMEALKMVAALPVKTVYPGHGEVFTGAAELVERRLRGYERRCSQLLGWLGERPHTVFELVRRMFPRLSRGNWFLAVSEIVGHLDVLQAQGQVGIEERRGLWYYRVGPGREVRSAAQSG, from the coding sequence GTGAATGCGGCCATTCGTCCGATTTCGTTGACCACACCGTTTCCGGTGGGAGCGGTGAATGCGTTTTTGTTGCGGGAGGACCCAGTCACGTTGGTGGATGTGGGGCCGAAGCTCCCCGATGTGTGGGAAGGTCTGGCAGATGGCCTTCGCAAGGCGGGGTGTGAGTGGCGGGACATCGAGTTCGTGGTCGTCACGCATCCCCACGTGGATCATCACGGCTTGTTACCCCGGGTACTCGAAGCGTCCGGGGCAACGGCCTTGGTTCACCCAGATGCCGAGAGGCGCGTGCTAACCCCGCGTTTGGCTGCGGAAAGTGACGCGATGTATTTTGAGCCGTTTCTCACAGCCAGCGGGGTGCCCGAGGAGATTCGGGCGCTCATTGCCGAACATCAGCGATTGTTGCAGGAGTACGTGGATGGGGTGGATGAAGTCAAGACGGTAGAGATCGGGGCTCGGCTGGAGCTAGGCGGCCGGGAATGGAGGGTGTTGGATACTCCGGGCCATTCGTCCGGACATTTGTCGTTGTTCGATGAAGAGGAAGGGGACCTGATCGCCGGGGACCACTTGTTGCCGCACATTTCGTCCAACGCCTTGCTGGAGGCCCCGCGTCATCCCGGAGGCGAGCGGGCCAGAAGCCTGATCGTATACATGGAAGCGCTGAAGATGGTGGCCGCCCTGCCGGTGAAAACGGTCTACCCCGGCCATGGTGAGGTGTTCACCGGGGCGGCGGAACTGGTGGAGCGGCGGCTTCGGGGATATGAACGGCGGTGCAGCCAGTTGCTCGGCTGGTTGGGGGAGCGGCCGCACACGGTGTTTGAGCTGGTCAGGCGCATGTTCCCCCGGTTGAGTCGGGGAAACTGGTTTCTGGCCGTGTCGGAGATCGTGGGTCATTTGGATGTCCTGCAAGCTCAGGGGCAGGTGGGGATCGAGGAACGGCGCGGACTCTGGTATTATCGGGTGGGACCGGGGCGGGAGGTGCGATCTGCAGCTCAAAG